A stretch of the Cellulomonas sp. WB94 genome encodes the following:
- a CDS encoding DNA topoisomerase IB, which translates to MPRLRRVRAGDPGWTRRRHGRGFTYLDETGTRITDPEIVARCRDLVIPPAWRDVWICPFPQGHIQAMGTDDASRRQYLYHPQWRKRRDRAKHEQVLEVAQRLPRARRGVRADLALPGIPREKVLALAFRLLDDAYFRAGGESYAKENGSYGLATVLRDHVEIDGDRVTFCYPAKSGQVRRSQVEDPAVSGLIRELRDRDDPGTELLAWQDDAGWHDVTSGDIQADVKQRLGPEARPKDFRTWHATVMAATGLAQAGPPPRSERARRRVVAGVVKDVAGVLGNTPAVCRSAYIDPRLIDLWERGQMITPGRARAPVERAVLELLT; encoded by the coding sequence ATGCCACGACTCCGCAGGGTCCGGGCCGGCGACCCCGGGTGGACACGGCGCAGGCACGGCCGCGGGTTCACCTACCTCGACGAGACGGGCACCCGGATCACCGATCCGGAGATCGTTGCGCGGTGCCGGGATCTCGTCATCCCGCCGGCGTGGCGGGACGTCTGGATCTGTCCCTTTCCGCAGGGCCACATCCAGGCGATGGGCACCGACGACGCCAGCCGCCGCCAGTACCTCTACCACCCGCAGTGGCGCAAGCGCCGGGATCGCGCCAAGCACGAGCAGGTCCTCGAGGTCGCCCAGCGGCTGCCTCGGGCGCGACGCGGCGTGCGCGCGGATCTCGCGCTGCCCGGCATTCCGCGCGAGAAGGTCCTTGCGCTCGCCTTCCGGCTGCTGGACGACGCCTACTTCCGGGCCGGCGGCGAGAGCTACGCCAAGGAGAACGGCAGCTACGGCCTGGCCACGGTGCTGCGCGACCACGTCGAGATCGACGGGGATCGGGTCACCTTCTGCTACCCCGCCAAGAGCGGACAGGTCCGGCGGTCCCAGGTCGAGGATCCGGCCGTGAGCGGTCTGATCCGTGAGCTGAGGGACAGGGACGACCCCGGCACCGAGCTGCTCGCCTGGCAGGACGACGCCGGGTGGCACGACGTGACGAGCGGTGACATCCAGGCCGACGTGAAGCAGCGGTTGGGCCCCGAGGCTCGGCCCAAGGACTTCCGGACGTGGCACGCGACGGTCATGGCGGCGACCGGCCTCGCGCAGGCTGGCCCGCCGCCACGCTCCGAGCGCGCGCGCCGGCGCGTCGTGGCGGGCGTCGTCAAGGATGTCGCCGGAGTGCTCGGGAACACGCCGGCAGTGTGCCGGTCCGCCTACATCGACCCTCGCCTGATCGACCTCTGGGAGCGCGGGCAGATGATCACGCCGGGACGGGCCCGCGCGCCGGTTGAGCGAGCAGTGCTCGAGCTGCTCACATGA
- a CDS encoding oxidoreductase has product MGLFSRRRARTADGAPDAPSPRQAQQATLAHLRDFVATRVGVEAYVEPETHVTQTTLMLIATTGEWTRRKVPGAKEAYELARNLGIPVYDVHRTGYPQRMRDWNASQRVTRRTPEA; this is encoded by the coding sequence ATGGGTCTGTTCTCGCGTCGTCGGGCGCGCACCGCTGACGGCGCACCAGATGCGCCGTCGCCCCGCCAGGCGCAGCAGGCGACCCTCGCGCACCTGCGCGACTTCGTCGCGACCCGCGTCGGCGTCGAGGCCTATGTCGAGCCGGAGACGCACGTGACGCAGACGACGCTCATGCTCATCGCGACGACCGGCGAGTGGACGCGGCGCAAGGTGCCGGGCGCCAAGGAGGCGTACGAGCTCGCGCGCAACCTCGGCATCCCGGTCTACGACGTGCACCGGACCGGCTACCCGCAGCGCATGCGGGACTGGAACGCGAGCCAGCGCGTCACGCGTCGGACGCCCGAGGCCTGA
- a CDS encoding error-prone DNA polymerase, with amino-acid sequence MGSSSAPRYAELHAHSAFSFLDGASHPEELAAEATRLGLSALAVTDHDGLYGVVRFAEAARAVGLPTVFGAELHLPAPGRLGSRASGVTTGAARPAGSTRPGPDVLDAPTGIPDPRATHLLVLARGPDGYRALSSAIATAHLATGTKGAARYRPEELAEQAAGQWLVLTGCRKGAVRRALAGGSPTGAAVTPEGFVAARGELDRLAALFGRDNVAVEVTESGDPLDGERNDALAALAAATGLPLVATGNVHYATPRDADLAAALAAVRARSSLEDLDGWLPGAPTAHLRSPAEMLARHRRHPQAVATAAELGAECAFDLALVAPKLPPYPVPAGHTEATWLRELVRRGALEIYGPPESERVPGAYAQLEHELRIIEGLGFPGYFLVVYDLVDFCRRNGILAQGRGSAANSAVCYALRVTAVDAVKHGLLFERFLAPERDGPPDIDVDIESERREEVIQYVYATHGRTHAAQVANVISYRPRSAVRDAARALGHDVGQQDAWSKSIDRWGSLRGPDPVTADGRDAVTGREERAKHRDAMWGAAPEPPAHDLDEIPAPVIDLAQRFLRLPRHLGIHSGGMVMCDRPVIEVCPVEWARMPGRTVLQWDKEDCADAGLVKFDLLGLGMLTALRIAFDLVREHEGVSLDLHGLPDEDPLVYDLLCAADTVGVFQVESRAQMGTLPRLQPRRFYDIVVEVALIRPGPIQGGSVHPYINRVHGREPVTYLHPKLEKSLAKTLGVPLFQEQLMQMAIDVADFTPTEADQLRRAMGSKRSTERMEALHGRLLKGMAANGITAAVGEQIFDKLKAFADFGFPESHAYSFAYLVYASAWLKVHHPAAFYAGLLAAQPMGFYSPQSLVADARRHGLTVLRPDVQASAVQATVERTAPAPVDGEPRLVPAPSGTAPSDQHASGSAGRSLAVRLGLASVRNVGTEVAERLVAERAQAGSFADLRGLVRRVRLSTSHLEALATGGALDSLGATRREALWAAGALAQEGPDTLPGVSVGVSAPMLPGMSDVELAVADVWATGISVDSYPTQHVRAGLDAAGVLRVEQVYRHEAGRRVAVAGVVTHRQRPGTAGGVTFLSLEDETGLLNVICTTGLWQRFRKVARTSSALVVRGRVERADGATNLLAEHLAPLSLRVRATSRDFR; translated from the coding sequence ATGGGCTCGTCCTCGGCGCCGCGGTACGCGGAGCTGCACGCCCACTCGGCGTTCAGCTTCCTCGACGGAGCGAGCCACCCCGAGGAGCTCGCCGCCGAGGCGACCAGGCTCGGCCTGTCCGCGCTCGCGGTGACGGATCACGACGGGCTGTACGGCGTGGTCCGGTTCGCCGAGGCGGCCCGGGCGGTCGGGCTCCCCACGGTGTTCGGCGCGGAGCTGCACCTGCCTGCGCCCGGGCGTCTCGGGTCGCGGGCCTCGGGCGTGACCACCGGCGCGGCCCGGCCCGCCGGGTCGACGCGGCCCGGCCCCGACGTGCTCGATGCACCGACCGGCATCCCCGACCCGAGGGCCACGCACCTGCTCGTCCTCGCGCGCGGACCCGACGGCTACCGCGCGCTGTCGAGCGCGATCGCGACGGCGCACCTCGCGACCGGGACCAAGGGCGCAGCGCGCTACCGCCCGGAGGAGCTCGCCGAGCAGGCTGCCGGGCAGTGGCTCGTGCTCACCGGCTGCCGCAAGGGTGCGGTGCGACGCGCGCTCGCGGGCGGGTCGCCCACCGGCGCCGCCGTCACACCCGAGGGTTTCGTCGCGGCACGCGGCGAGCTCGACCGGCTCGCCGCACTTTTCGGCCGGGACAACGTCGCGGTCGAGGTCACGGAGTCGGGTGACCCGCTCGACGGCGAGCGCAACGACGCCCTCGCAGCCCTCGCGGCCGCGACGGGGCTCCCCCTCGTCGCGACGGGCAACGTCCACTACGCGACACCGCGCGACGCCGACCTCGCGGCTGCGCTCGCGGCGGTACGGGCGCGCTCGTCGCTCGAGGACCTCGACGGCTGGCTGCCCGGCGCCCCGACGGCCCACCTGCGCTCGCCGGCCGAGATGCTCGCGCGCCACCGTCGTCACCCCCAGGCGGTCGCGACGGCTGCGGAGCTGGGTGCCGAGTGCGCGTTCGACCTCGCGCTCGTGGCGCCGAAGCTCCCGCCGTACCCGGTCCCGGCCGGCCACACCGAGGCGACCTGGCTCCGCGAGCTGGTCCGGCGCGGCGCCCTGGAGATCTACGGACCGCCCGAGTCCGAGCGGGTGCCGGGCGCGTATGCGCAGCTCGAGCACGAGCTGCGGATCATCGAGGGCCTCGGCTTCCCCGGGTACTTCCTCGTCGTCTACGACCTCGTCGACTTCTGCCGTCGCAACGGGATCCTTGCGCAGGGCCGCGGCTCGGCCGCCAACTCGGCGGTCTGCTACGCGCTGCGGGTCACGGCGGTCGACGCGGTCAAGCACGGGCTGCTCTTCGAGCGCTTCCTTGCTCCGGAGCGGGACGGTCCGCCGGACATCGACGTCGACATCGAGTCGGAGCGGCGCGAGGAGGTCATCCAGTACGTCTACGCCACCCACGGTCGTACACATGCGGCGCAGGTCGCGAACGTCATCTCCTACCGGCCCCGCTCGGCGGTCCGGGACGCCGCCCGGGCGCTGGGTCACGACGTCGGGCAGCAGGACGCCTGGAGCAAGTCGATCGACCGGTGGGGGAGCCTGCGCGGACCGGACCCCGTCACAGCGGACGGGCGGGACGCGGTGACCGGCCGGGAGGAGCGCGCCAAGCATCGGGACGCGATGTGGGGTGCGGCACCCGAGCCCCCCGCGCACGACCTCGACGAGATCCCGGCACCCGTGATCGACCTCGCCCAGCGGTTCCTGCGGCTGCCGCGCCACCTCGGCATCCACTCGGGCGGCATGGTCATGTGCGACCGGCCCGTCATCGAGGTGTGCCCGGTCGAGTGGGCCCGGATGCCCGGACGCACGGTGCTGCAGTGGGACAAGGAGGACTGTGCCGACGCGGGCCTCGTGAAGTTCGACCTGCTCGGGCTCGGCATGCTCACGGCGCTGCGGATCGCGTTCGACCTGGTCCGGGAGCACGAGGGGGTGAGCCTCGACCTGCACGGGCTGCCGGACGAGGACCCGCTCGTCTACGACCTGCTGTGCGCGGCGGACACGGTCGGGGTGTTCCAGGTCGAGTCGCGCGCCCAGATGGGGACGCTGCCGCGCCTGCAGCCCCGACGCTTCTACGACATCGTCGTCGAGGTCGCGCTCATCCGGCCCGGACCGATCCAGGGCGGGTCGGTGCACCCGTACATCAACCGGGTCCACGGCCGGGAGCCGGTCACGTACCTGCACCCGAAGCTCGAGAAGTCCCTCGCGAAGACCCTCGGCGTGCCGCTGTTCCAGGAGCAGCTCATGCAGATGGCGATCGACGTCGCCGACTTCACCCCGACGGAGGCCGACCAGCTGCGCCGCGCGATGGGGTCCAAGCGGTCGACGGAGCGCATGGAGGCGTTGCACGGACGGCTGCTCAAGGGGATGGCAGCCAACGGCATCACGGCCGCTGTCGGCGAGCAGATCTTCGACAAGCTCAAGGCGTTCGCAGACTTCGGGTTCCCCGAGTCGCACGCCTACTCGTTCGCCTACCTCGTCTACGCGAGCGCCTGGCTCAAGGTGCACCACCCGGCGGCGTTCTACGCGGGGCTGCTCGCCGCGCAGCCGATGGGCTTCTACTCCCCGCAGTCCCTCGTGGCCGACGCGCGGCGGCACGGTCTGACGGTGCTACGCCCTGACGTGCAGGCGTCCGCGGTCCAGGCGACCGTCGAGCGCACGGCGCCGGCGCCGGTCGACGGTGAGCCCCGGCTCGTCCCCGCCCCGTCGGGGACGGCGCCGAGCGACCAGCACGCCTCCGGGTCAGCAGGTCGGTCGCTCGCGGTGCGGCTCGGCCTCGCGTCGGTCCGCAACGTCGGTACGGAGGTCGCGGAGCGGCTCGTGGCCGAGCGCGCCCAGGCTGGGTCGTTCGCCGACCTGCGCGGCCTGGTCCGCCGGGTGCGGCTGTCGACCAGCCACCTCGAGGCGCTCGCGACGGGTGGTGCGCTCGACAGCCTCGGTGCGACGCGTCGCGAGGCCCTCTGGGCTGCGGGGGCGCTCGCACAGGAGGGCCCCGACACGCTGCCGGGTGTGTCGGTGGGGGTCAGCGCTCCCATGCTCCCGGGGATGAGCGACGTCGAGCTCGCCGTGGCGGACGTGTGGGCGACGGGCATCTCGGTCGACTCCTACCCCACGCAGCACGTGCGTGCCGGGCTCGACGCCGCCGGGGTCCTGCGGGTCGAGCAGGTGTACCGCCACGAGGCGGGCCGTCGGGTCGCGGTCGCCGGAGTGGTCACGCACCGCCAGCGTCCGGGGACGGCGGGTGGGGTCACGTTCCTGTCGCTCGAGGACGAGACGGGTCTCCTGAACGTGATCTGCACGACGGGCCTGTGGCAGCGGTTCCGCAAGGTGGCGCGCACGTCGTCGGCCCTCGTCGTGCGCGGGCGGGTCGAGCGGGCCGACGGTGCGACGAACCTGCTCGCCGAGCACCTGGCCCCGCTCTCGCTGCGGGTCCGGGCGACGTCGCGCGACTTCCGTTGA
- a CDS encoding DUF1003 domain-containing protein, which yields MTTTTQARPAHHPVVSALAKRRAEDLQLRVADKITAFAGSMTFLYLHAVVFAVWMLAVEKSPWPTLTLVVSLEAIFLSTFVMIGQNRQAAFQQAKADHDFVEQELELKTNTDITREIHALTTELHRRLLADPS from the coding sequence ATGACTACCACCACTCAGGCTCGGCCCGCGCATCATCCCGTCGTGTCGGCGTTGGCGAAGCGTCGGGCTGAGGACCTGCAGCTCCGGGTCGCGGACAAGATCACGGCGTTCGCGGGCTCGATGACCTTCCTGTACCTGCATGCTGTCGTCTTCGCCGTCTGGATGCTGGCGGTCGAGAAGAGCCCGTGGCCGACGCTGACGCTGGTCGTCTCGCTCGAGGCGATCTTCTTGTCGACGTTCGTCATGATCGGCCAGAACCGCCAGGCGGCGTTCCAGCAGGCGAAGGCGGACCACGACTTCGTCGAGCAGGAGCTCGAGCTCAAGACCAACACGGACATCACCCGAGAGATCCACGCACTGACCACCGAGCTGCACCGCCGGCTCCTGGCAGACCCGTCCTGA
- a CDS encoding AI-2E family transporter, whose product MTDQDNQGDRSATSLRHLVGASPAARKVAGARRNPSVVGYEQTAPKWLREMAGVSWRLLVVAAAIAVVFYATSRVQLLFIAVFIAFVFTAVLRPLVDLLARVMPRGLATAIALLGGIAVFAGMLTYVGYSVANQWDALSKQFGNGIGEITKFLENGQLPFTITNDQIVQWIDTGREWVQQHAGDLASQAAASAGSVVQVFTALALAVFCTVFFLARGHELWTWFLNQLPVRVREGWQVAAGAGWYTFSGYTRGTVIIATTDGFLAFIALSIIGVPLAAPLAVLVLIGAFIPLVGAPAAMVVAMIVALAANGPISAGVVGICIALIGQFEGHILQPLVMGRQVSLHPVVIAVTVTAGTLTAGILGAVIAVPLVAVAWAVFSKLRRMDPPMDEEQEAESDEDVEFPEPATPADAG is encoded by the coding sequence ATGACGGATCAGGACAACCAGGGCGACAGGTCGGCGACGTCGCTGCGGCACCTCGTCGGGGCCAGTCCGGCAGCCCGGAAGGTCGCGGGCGCGCGACGCAACCCGTCGGTCGTCGGGTACGAGCAGACCGCCCCGAAGTGGTTGCGTGAGATGGCCGGCGTGTCGTGGCGGCTGCTGGTCGTCGCCGCCGCGATCGCCGTCGTGTTCTACGCCACGTCGCGGGTCCAGCTGCTCTTCATCGCCGTGTTCATCGCCTTCGTGTTCACCGCCGTGCTGCGGCCTCTCGTCGACCTCCTCGCCCGGGTCATGCCGCGGGGCCTCGCGACCGCCATCGCGCTGCTCGGAGGCATCGCCGTCTTCGCGGGCATGCTCACCTACGTCGGCTACTCGGTCGCGAACCAGTGGGACGCGCTGTCGAAGCAGTTCGGCAACGGCATCGGCGAGATCACGAAGTTCCTGGAGAACGGCCAGCTCCCGTTCACGATCACGAACGACCAGATCGTCCAGTGGATCGACACGGGCCGCGAATGGGTGCAGCAGCATGCCGGCGACCTGGCCAGTCAGGCCGCGGCCAGCGCCGGTTCCGTCGTCCAGGTGTTCACGGCGCTCGCCCTCGCCGTCTTCTGCACCGTCTTTTTCCTCGCCCGGGGCCACGAGCTGTGGACCTGGTTCCTCAACCAGCTGCCCGTGCGCGTGCGCGAGGGCTGGCAGGTCGCCGCGGGCGCCGGGTGGTACACGTTCTCCGGGTACACGCGCGGAACGGTGATCATCGCCACGACGGACGGCTTCCTCGCCTTCATCGCGCTGTCGATCATCGGGGTCCCGCTCGCCGCACCGCTCGCCGTGCTGGTCCTCATCGGCGCGTTCATCCCGCTCGTCGGTGCGCCGGCGGCGATGGTCGTCGCGATGATCGTCGCCCTCGCTGCCAACGGCCCGATCTCGGCCGGCGTCGTCGGGATCTGCATCGCGCTCATCGGGCAGTTCGAGGGCCACATCCTCCAGCCGCTCGTCATGGGCCGGCAGGTCTCGCTGCACCCGGTCGTCATCGCGGTCACCGTCACCGCCGGGACGCTGACCGCGGGCATCCTGGGGGCGGTCATCGCGGTTCCGCTCGTCGCGGTGGCGTGGGCCGTCTTCTCCAAGCTCCGGCGGATGGACCCACCGATGGACGAGGAGCAGGAGGCCGAGTCGGACGAGGACGTCGAGTTCCCCGAGCCCGCGACGCCCGCCGACGCCGGTTAG
- a CDS encoding YbhB/YbcL family Raf kinase inhibitor-like protein, whose amino-acid sequence MAVSLTRPLAPDPYSLLPVVPSFTLTSDDLRHGERLPDGHAAPPNANVSPHLHWEGFPRETRSFFVTVFDPDAPGPSGWWHWAVVDLPVTTTTLTRGAGSLHADNLPPGAFHLRGDDGVAGYVGAAPPPGDREHRYFFAVHALDVEHTATGPQTMPGAAACGATFHTIARAVLVATCRR is encoded by the coding sequence GTGGCCGTGTCCCTGACCCGCCCGCTCGCGCCGGACCCGTACTCGCTGCTCCCCGTCGTCCCGTCCTTCACGCTGACGAGCGACGACCTGCGCCACGGCGAGCGCCTGCCCGACGGGCACGCGGCGCCCCCGAACGCGAACGTGTCCCCGCACCTGCACTGGGAGGGCTTCCCGCGCGAGACACGCTCGTTCTTCGTCACCGTGTTCGACCCGGACGCGCCGGGCCCGTCGGGCTGGTGGCACTGGGCCGTCGTCGACCTGCCGGTCACAACGACCACCCTCACGCGCGGCGCGGGGTCGCTCCACGCCGACAACCTGCCCCCCGGGGCGTTCCACCTGCGCGGGGACGACGGGGTCGCGGGATACGTCGGCGCGGCGCCACCTCCGGGTGACCGCGAGCACCGGTACTTCTTCGCCGTGCACGCGCTCGACGTCGAGCACACGGCCACCGGCCCGCAGACCATGCCGGGCGCCGCGGCGTGCGGCGCCACCTTCCACACGATCGCCCGGGCGGTTCTCGTCGCCACCTGCCGTCGCTGA
- a CDS encoding DNA polymerase Y family protein, with the protein MSTRTTVLWVPDWPVVAATEAEQVPPHLPAAVHDARRVTAVSALARAQGVRRGMRRRQAQGCCPELVLIPVDEGRDVRLFEPVAAAVETVVAGVEVVRAGLLLLPADGASRYHGSEEVLSERLVTAVAEQTGHEAHVGTADGLLASILAARTGSVVEPGASREFLAPRGVEDLAYAAVQDGGVQDVAELVDLLGRLGLRTLGDLAVLPAGDVHARFGRLGAWAQMLARGDDSRPPALRRPETDLEVSCALDPPAERVDTATFVGRRLAEELHALLLEHSAMCGRLQITARTEAGEELVRTWRTDLGGLGGLTAARITDRIRWQLEGWLTAGALAEGGRTRGSRGAADREVPTRAALVHLAIAAQEVAPAGAEQGRLWGGPSGGDRRAHRALDRVQGLIGGGGC; encoded by the coding sequence ATGAGCACCCGGACGACCGTCCTGTGGGTCCCGGACTGGCCGGTCGTCGCAGCGACCGAGGCCGAGCAGGTCCCGCCCCACCTGCCCGCCGCGGTGCACGACGCGCGTCGCGTCACGGCCGTGTCGGCTCTCGCGCGCGCCCAGGGGGTCCGCCGTGGGATGCGTCGGCGCCAGGCGCAGGGCTGCTGCCCCGAGCTCGTCCTGATCCCCGTCGACGAGGGGCGGGACGTCCGGCTCTTCGAACCGGTCGCCGCGGCGGTCGAGACCGTCGTGGCCGGGGTCGAGGTGGTCCGCGCCGGGCTGCTCCTGCTGCCTGCGGACGGCGCGAGCCGCTATCACGGTTCGGAGGAGGTGCTCTCGGAGCGCCTCGTCACGGCGGTCGCGGAGCAGACCGGGCACGAGGCCCACGTCGGCACGGCCGACGGGCTGCTCGCCTCGATCCTCGCAGCCCGGACCGGGAGCGTCGTCGAGCCGGGCGCGTCGCGGGAGTTCCTGGCACCGCGGGGGGTCGAGGACCTCGCGTACGCCGCGGTCCAGGACGGCGGCGTGCAGGACGTCGCGGAGCTCGTCGACCTGCTCGGACGGCTCGGGCTGCGCACCCTCGGTGATCTCGCAGTGCTCCCGGCAGGGGATGTGCACGCGCGGTTCGGGCGCCTCGGCGCGTGGGCTCAGATGCTCGCGCGCGGCGACGACTCCCGGCCACCGGCCCTCCGACGACCCGAGACGGACCTCGAGGTGTCCTGCGCGCTCGACCCGCCCGCGGAGCGCGTGGACACGGCCACGTTCGTCGGCAGGCGCCTCGCGGAGGAGCTCCACGCGCTGCTCCTCGAGCACTCGGCGATGTGCGGGCGGCTGCAGATCACCGCCCGCACGGAGGCGGGCGAGGAGCTCGTGCGCACCTGGCGCACCGACCTGGGCGGGCTCGGTGGGCTGACCGCCGCCCGCATCACCGACCGCATCCGCTGGCAGCTCGAGGGCTGGCTCACCGCAGGGGCGCTCGCCGAGGGAGGCCGGACGCGGGGGAGCCGCGGCGCCGCGGATCGCGAGGTGCCGACCCGCGCGGCCCTCGTGCATCTCGCGATCGCGGCTCAGGAGGTCGCACCGGCGGGGGCGGAGCAGGGACGGCTGTGGGGCGGTCCGTCGGGCGGGGACCGGCGTGCGCACCGCGCGCTGGACCGTGTGCAGGGGCTCATCGGCGGTGGGGGGTGCTGA
- the lpdA gene encoding dihydrolipoyl dehydrogenase, whose product MADTNGTAFDIVVLGGGSGGYATALRGAQLGLSVALVEADKLGGTCLHNGCIPTKALLHAAELADNARDGAHFGVHTELKGIDMAGVNEYKAAVVGRLYKGLQGLIKSRKITVFEGYGTLVGQDTVEVNGERITGRNIVLGTGSYARSLPGLDIGGRVITSDQALQLDWVPRSVIILGGGVIGSEFASVWRSFGADVTIIEALPHLVPNEDEALSKAFERAFRKRGIAFNLGVRFSGVTQDDNGVHVSLEDGKTFDADLLLVAVGRGPRTEGLGYAEQGLTLDRGFVITNERLHTGVANIYAVGDIVPGLQLAHRGFAQGIFVAEEIAGLAPQTIVESGIPRVTYSDPEVASVGLTEAKAREVHGADAVETLEYNLGGNGKSQILGTTGFVKLIRKKDGPVIGVHMIGARVGELIGEGQLIVNWEAYPEDVASLVHAHPTQNEALGEAHLALAGKPLHAHN is encoded by the coding sequence GTGGCCGACACGAACGGCACCGCTTTCGACATCGTCGTCCTGGGCGGAGGGAGTGGCGGCTACGCGACGGCGCTCCGCGGCGCCCAGCTCGGGCTCTCCGTCGCTCTCGTCGAGGCCGACAAGCTCGGCGGGACCTGCCTGCACAACGGCTGCATCCCCACCAAGGCACTGCTGCACGCTGCCGAGCTCGCGGACAACGCGCGCGACGGCGCCCACTTCGGTGTGCACACCGAGCTCAAGGGCATCGACATGGCAGGCGTCAACGAGTACAAGGCCGCGGTCGTCGGTCGCCTGTACAAGGGTCTGCAGGGGCTGATCAAGTCCCGCAAGATCACCGTCTTCGAGGGCTACGGCACGCTCGTCGGCCAGGACACCGTCGAGGTCAACGGTGAGCGGATCACCGGGCGGAACATTGTGCTCGGCACCGGCTCGTACGCACGCTCGCTCCCAGGCCTCGACATCGGCGGACGGGTCATCACGTCCGACCAGGCACTCCAGCTCGACTGGGTGCCGCGCTCGGTGATCATCCTCGGCGGCGGCGTCATCGGCTCCGAGTTCGCGTCCGTCTGGCGCTCGTTCGGCGCCGACGTGACCATCATCGAGGCCCTCCCCCACCTCGTCCCCAACGAGGACGAGGCGCTGTCCAAGGCGTTCGAGCGCGCGTTCCGCAAGCGCGGCATCGCGTTCAACCTGGGCGTCCGCTTCTCGGGTGTCACGCAGGACGACAACGGCGTGCACGTCTCGCTCGAGGACGGCAAGACGTTCGACGCCGACCTGCTGCTCGTCGCCGTCGGCCGCGGTCCCCGCACCGAGGGCCTCGGCTACGCCGAGCAGGGCCTCACGCTCGACCGCGGGTTCGTCATCACCAACGAGCGCCTGCACACCGGTGTCGCCAACATCTACGCGGTCGGCGACATCGTCCCGGGCCTGCAGCTCGCGCACCGCGGGTTCGCCCAGGGCATCTTCGTCGCCGAGGAGATCGCGGGACTCGCCCCGCAGACGATCGTCGAGTCGGGCATCCCCCGTGTGACGTACTCCGACCCCGAGGTCGCGTCCGTCGGCCTGACCGAGGCCAAGGCCCGCGAGGTCCACGGCGCCGACGCCGTCGAGACCCTCGAGTACAACCTCGGCGGGAACGGCAAGAGCCAGATCCTCGGGACGACGGGGTTCGTCAAGCTCATCCGCAAGAAGGACGGCCCCGTCATCGGCGTCCACATGATCGGGGCCCGCGTCGGCGAGCTCATCGGCGAGGGCCAGCTCATCGTGAACTGGGAGGCGTACCCCGAAGACGTCGCCTCGCTCGTGCACGCCCACCCGACGCAGAACGAGGCTCTCGGAGAGGCGCACCTCGCGCTCGCCGGCAAGCCGCTGCACGCCCACAACTGA
- a CDS encoding YbaK/EbsC family protein, translated as MLQATFGTLTWLRAVDRPDLLAPSTSAAIEAWARLDPQIADAVAVAEIDPDLADTAAMTEAYGLPLAASANCVLVSGRREGVERIAAAVVRATTRADVNNAVKRLLDVRKASFLPMDRATAESGMEYGGITPLGLPAGYRVLVDARIAATHPTADGMVIIGSGLRRSKLALPGSLLAAAPGVELVDGLALG; from the coding sequence ATGCTGCAAGCGACCTTCGGAACACTCACCTGGCTCCGTGCCGTCGACCGCCCCGACCTGCTCGCACCGAGCACGTCCGCGGCGATCGAGGCGTGGGCACGGCTCGACCCGCAGATCGCCGACGCCGTTGCGGTCGCGGAGATCGACCCGGATCTCGCCGACACCGCCGCCATGACCGAGGCCTACGGGCTTCCGCTCGCGGCGTCCGCCAACTGCGTGCTCGTGTCCGGCCGGCGCGAGGGTGTCGAGCGCATCGCGGCCGCCGTCGTCCGCGCGACGACACGGGCCGACGTCAACAACGCCGTGAAGCGACTGCTCGACGTCCGCAAGGCGTCGTTCCTCCCCATGGACCGTGCGACCGCCGAGTCGGGCATGGAGTACGGGGGGATCACCCCGCTGGGGCTCCCGGCCGGCTACCGGGTGCTCGTGGACGCGCGGATCGCCGCGACCCACCCGACAGCCGACGGGATGGTCATCATCGGCAGCGGGCTGCGTCGTTCGAAGCTGGCCCTGCCGGGCTCCCTGCTCGCCGCCGCACCTGGGGTCGAGCTGGTGGACGGGCTCGCGCTGGGGTAG